One genomic region from Nocardia vinacea encodes:
- a CDS encoding FAD-dependent oxidoreductase: MSVPKYPLRVAIVGAGPAGIYAADALMKSDAEVSIDLYERMPAPFGLIRYGVAPDHPRIKGIITALHKVLDKPQVRLLGNIDYGTDITLDDLRTFYDAVIFSTGANADRALPIPGIDLDGSYGAADFVSWYDGHPDVPRTWPLEAEKVAVLGVGNVALDVARVLAKTGDELLPTEIPPNVYNGLKANKAIEVHVFGRRGPAQAKFTPLELRELDHSPTIEVIVDPEDIDYDEGSEAARRHSKQVDMISNTLEQWAIRDVGNRPHKLFLHFFESPAEILGEDGKVAGLRTERTQLDGTGNVKGTGAFRDWPVGAVYRAVGYLSQSVAKLPFDDHAGVVPNEAGRVLVDEGADGAARFMPGVYVTGWIKRGPVGLIGHTKGDANETVACLLDDRERLSGAKDPAPGAVIEFLTGKGIPFTTWQGWHRLDAHERALGEPEGRERVKVVERADMLRASFA; encoded by the coding sequence ATGAGTGTGCCGAAATACCCACTGCGCGTGGCGATCGTGGGCGCGGGACCGGCCGGTATCTACGCCGCCGACGCGTTGATGAAGTCCGATGCCGAGGTGAGCATCGACCTGTACGAGCGCATGCCCGCGCCGTTCGGGTTGATCCGCTACGGCGTCGCGCCGGACCATCCGCGCATCAAGGGCATCATCACCGCTCTGCACAAGGTGCTGGACAAGCCGCAGGTCCGCCTGCTCGGCAATATCGACTACGGCACCGACATCACCCTCGACGATCTGCGCACGTTCTATGACGCGGTGATCTTCTCCACCGGCGCCAACGCCGACCGCGCGCTGCCCATCCCCGGCATCGACCTGGACGGCAGCTACGGCGCCGCGGACTTCGTCTCCTGGTACGACGGTCATCCGGACGTGCCGCGCACCTGGCCGCTGGAGGCGGAGAAGGTCGCGGTCCTCGGTGTCGGCAATGTCGCACTCGACGTGGCACGCGTGCTGGCCAAGACCGGCGACGAACTGCTGCCGACCGAGATCCCGCCGAACGTCTACAACGGCCTGAAGGCCAATAAGGCGATCGAGGTGCACGTCTTCGGCCGCCGCGGCCCGGCGCAGGCCAAGTTCACCCCGCTCGAGCTGCGCGAACTCGACCATTCGCCGACCATCGAGGTCATCGTCGATCCCGAGGACATCGACTACGACGAGGGTTCCGAGGCCGCGCGCCGGCACTCCAAGCAGGTCGACATGATCTCCAACACCCTGGAGCAGTGGGCCATCCGCGACGTCGGCAACCGCCCGCACAAGCTTTTCCTGCACTTCTTCGAGTCCCCGGCTGAGATCCTCGGCGAGGACGGCAAGGTCGCCGGCCTGCGCACCGAGCGCACCCAGCTCGACGGCACCGGCAATGTCAAGGGCACCGGTGCCTTTCGGGACTGGCCGGTTGGCGCGGTGTATCGGGCAGTCGGCTATCTGTCGCAGAGCGTCGCGAAGCTGCCGTTCGACGATCACGCGGGTGTGGTCCCGAACGAGGCGGGCCGGGTGCTGGTCGACGAAGGCGCAGACGGCGCCGCGCGTTTCATGCCCGGTGTTTATGTCACCGGATGGATCAAGCGCGGTCCGGTGGGACTGATCGGTCACACCAAGGGCGACGCCAACGAGACCGTGGCCTGCCTGCTCGATGACCGCGAGAGGCTCTCGGGCGCAAAGGATCCCGCGCCGGGGGCGGTCATCGAGTTCTTGACGGGCAAGGGCATCCCCTTCACCACCTGGCAGGGCTGGCACCGCCTGGACGCGCACGAGCGCGCCCTCGGCGAGCCGGAGGGCCGCGAGCGCGTCAAGGTCGTCGAACGCGCGGACATGCTGCGCGCCAGCTTCGCCTGA